The Tubulanus polymorphus chromosome 1, tnTubPoly1.2, whole genome shotgun sequence genome contains a region encoding:
- the LOC141899473 gene encoding ral GTPase-activating protein subunit beta-like, with protein MYSEWKSLQTAIQTDNSNNSVLHSFPSAVGREVACSVVKHLAQSLSLGVSSSEPSQLTSDKEVQWTMEVMCYGLNLPLTEHDTIRDCVNVYCEWLYALHASPKPCVPTPVHDDPNKYCQTMLHHLYNLFIPRSDAGMSNNIRQEYVKRQTVLCHRVLRTLQTVAPASNILSRETWEVLLKFLLAINDTLLAPPKVKDDIGDQLCERVLSVLFEMWLIACAKCFPAPSLWKTFRDMCTNWRHHEALVMQWHRVNAALTSRLMKFIYGPDYPELMISEDDKSIIPIDMEKDAVAQSWFRFLHILSNPVDLAKQHIIGQTPKFLHMALTSEAVIDPGQHECLNILPSIFFRAMRGTAILVDAFLGVPHPQSDCDSLFGRFSLSRQTSDTNTVATPPTKRQAKTSSHQISKSSKASTANSNIPKQSSTTSLSSLPPPVMLEAQLPFAVGRPKCNSILHLFGPWLFEAALTGVRVHGSHGSNSEHVYSGPYAIFPPSRRTSFINDDDNIRRRSMPVDAVLKGAHSAEVLADNETGRAEACGTLCRIFCAHKTGEEILPVYLSRFYIALYYGLRVDENFSGQVLASILFNSCNLLRVDLDGVMILVPQLLTALELVLADMLPKFKTLDQIPSVELRKAAIHHLFGMVCLPLHFKNLEIKKLFPGPEVANQITTFMSLKLRITEILLRALTIESDPANTHMLLGALLCLVQDLATCETAENTTLQEDSAGACSGNRPSALSIGEESGLKAKDYDTSHGLFGHVCSLVCNRLMATWKTDLNIALSAMEVLCGLAKLTLNAPNNLMCKRTVKWICDFIVYQCSRPAPAHSRDLHSMIVAAFQCLTLWLVGHSYLLLDKECLHCVLEVVELGISGSKSQPNTSENVTLKLDSKSIAIVQNRASDVPKLKAEKELMPASMRVRDGAEAVLTTIIEQVGAFPPPCGPESTCCLMDEESLLRYCKGGGLPEHGSNFRYFVLENSIIVAVLEQPLGNEQDPLPTVTAVIRGPFGRHAWTMQLRHLPRYHKVASKCYLSDPGRPMPVNIGKHYNIKHRFFPEIVDSIELTQADRSIPSLDSVVLPEQKEEHEKLKKFIEIQAEFELNVSQRKKEERQKTPYPDPETECKPPSICHEFQTARLFLTHYGFLSLEMLKEPMNSTVPPSLVMLDSSQSGFFSNLESLDSIPNRTNDTAYIFYVKSGQKTSVEIVSNVVSRANVQPYFIEFLYALGWAVDVKKHAGWTGNAQTSWKTQESDLDEDPSAHCNTGGGLYDGRQQVLYWADCSSEIVFMVPSPDTYRERRRPSLDSTGPATSVTLTPPPPLPRTRRPASPSRFLQDLTGNQSAKASYGITKSVSNTVLTPTPSTELTIPRRKAPPRPALSADSSPNSSQSRESSPPAIPNRTLINKYSPDLTRPTVTLKQTHLLPPPIPPRSPYNIRFSPIPSPSNTPPNQSHAALSSHGQSTGFVSNPPSWSSLDLAEQLSLHKQTSISSVDSAELPGRACKSAIEASSNFNQADRSPVLGGSIKTFGARDGSQIPKPKSLSLDLDAPPKPDKDSPSTPTESRPQRKYGRHSMNNAGPDTKICIIWVENFEDCEKVPMSELLSSTILPPETGPGGASHRVPDISNLFTIYIHNLKNGLFRISMRGNTSRMSLAGPLVDGMIVSRRTLGSLVRQTSINICKRKRLESDVYQPPHVRRKLKIQELTNKYRCRLTEPEFYTSLFLEPGTFYQKQQKSDELNG; from the exons ATGTATTCAGAGTGGAAATCCCTGCAAACGGCTATTCAGACTGACAATAGTAATAATAGCGTATTGCACAGTTTTCCATCGGCTGTTGGACGCGAGGTTGCTTGCTCTGTTGTGAAACACCTTGCTCAAAGTTTAAGTCTTGGCGTTTCCAGTAGTGAGCCCAGTCAACTAACCAGCGATAAAGAAGTACAATGGACTATGGAG GTAATGTGCTACGGTTTGAACCTGCCACTGACGGAACATGATACGATCAGAGATTGTGTGAACGTCTACTGTGAGTGGCTCTACGCGTTGCATGCAAGTCCGAAACCGTGCGTACCGACGCCCGTGCACGACGATCCGAACAAGTACTGTCAAACTATGTTGCATCATCTCTACAATTTATTTATACCTCGTAGCGATGCTGGTATGTCAAATAATATTC gcCAGGAATACGTAAAACGTCAAACCGTTTTGTGTCATCGAGTTTTACGAACATTGCAGACTGTTGCCCCAGCTTCAAACATCCTATCCCGCGAAACCTGGGAAGTGCTACTTAAATTTCTTTTGGCTATAAATGATACTTTATTGGCTCCACCAAAAGTTAAAG atgatatCGGCGATCAGCTGTGCGAGCGCGTTTTAAGCGTTCTGTTTGAGATGTGGTTGATAGCGTGCGCGAAATGCTTTCCAGCGCCGTCGTTGTGGAAAACATTCCGAGATATGTGTACGAACTGGCGTCACCACGAAGCACTGGTTATGCAGTGGCATCGCGTTAATGCAGCGTTAACCTCTCGTCTGATGAAGTTTATATACGGACCCGATTACCCGGAACTAATGATAT CCGAAGACGATAAATCGATCATTCCGATCGATATGGAGAAAGATGCTGTTGCGCAATCGTGGTTTCGTTTTCTGCATATCCTCAGTAATCCGGTCGACCTCGCTAAACAACACATCATCGGACAGACTCCGAAATTCTTACACATGGCGTTGACTAGCGAAGCGGTTATCGATCCCGGTCAGCACGAGTGCTTGAATATTTTGCCGTCGATATTTTTTCGCGCTATGCGAGGCACGGCTATATTGGTGGATGCGTTTCTAG GAGTTCCGCATCCTCAAAGTGATTGCGATTCCTTATTCGGGCGTTTTTCTCTATCGAGACAAACATCGGATACAAACACGGTTGCCACACCACCAACTAAACGACAAGCGAAGACATCCTCTCATCAAATCAGCAAAA GTTCGAAAGCCTCCACGGCCAATAGTAACATTCCTAAACAATCGTCTACGACCAGCCTTTCAAGTTTGCCACCGCCGGTTATGTTAGAAGCGCAGCTGCCGTTCGCCGTTGGTAGACCTAAATGTAACAGTATACTTCACTTATTTGGTCCTTGGTTGTTCGAGGCAGCGCTCACTGGTGTACGAGTTCATGGTAGTCACGGCAGTAACAGCG AGCATGTGTATTCAGGTCCATATGCAATAT TTCCGCCATCGAGACGTACTAGTTTCatcaatgatgatgataatatacgTCGTCGTTCAATGCCGGTAGATGCTGTGCTGAAAGGAGCTCATTCTGCTGAAGTACTCGCCGATAATGAGACTGGTCGAGCGGAAGCCTGCGGTACGTTGTGTCGGATATTCTGTGCTCATAAAACTGGTGAAGAGATACTACCTGTTTACTTGTCGCGGTTCTACATAGCTCTCTATTACGGATTGAGAGTCGACGAA aATTTCAGTGGTCAAGTATTGGCAAGTATCCTGTTTAATTCATGTAATTTGCTGAGGGTAGATCTGGATGGTGTGATGATACTAGTGCCTCAGTTGCTGACTGCTTTAGAACTGGTTTTGGCGGACATGTTGCCGAAATTCAA gACTTTAGATCAAATACCTAGTGTTGAACTGCGAAAAGCTGCCATACATCATCTTTTCGGTATGGTTTGTCTACCGTTACACttcaaaaacctggaaatcaAAA AACTCTTTCCTGGCCCAGAGGTGGCAAATCAGATCACTACATTCATGTCGTTGAAATTGAGAATAACGGAAATATTACTGCGAGCATTAACCATCGAATCTGACCCGGCTAATACGCATATGTTGCTGG GTGCTTTGCTGTGCCTAGTGCAAGATTTGGCAACTTGTGAAACAGCTGAGAATACTACATTACAGGAAGACAGCGCTGGTGCTTGCTCAG GTAATCGCCCATCTGCCCTATCAATTGGTGAAGAAAGTGGCCTGAAAGCTAAAGATTATG ATACATCTCATGGACTGTTTGGACATGTTTGTTCGTTAGTCTGTAACCGTTTAATGGCTACGTGGAAAACTGACCTGAATATCGCATTATCCGCGATGGAAGTATTGTGCGGACTCGCTAAACTAACACTGAATGCTCCGAACAACTTGATGTGCAAGCGCACTGTGAAATGGATTTGCGATTTCATCGTTTATCAATGCAGTCGGCCGGCTCCGGCTCATTCGAGAGATTTACATTCGATGATCGTCGCAGCATTTCAATGTTTGACGCTTTGGCTCGTCGGTCACAGTTACCTGCTGTTGGATAAAGAATGTCTGCATTGCGTGCTGGAGGTCGTCGAACTCGGAATATCTGGCAGCAAATCGCAG CCTAATACATCCGAGAATGTTACGTTGAAATTAGACTCTAAATCTATAGCCATTGTGCAG AATCGCGCGAGTGATGTTCCTAAGTTGAAGGCTGAGAAGGAACTGATGCCGGCCTCGATGAGAGTCCGCGATGGTGCTGAAGCAGTCCTTACAACTATCATCGAACAAGTT GGAGCATTCCCTCCTCCGTGCGGACCGGAATCAACGTGCTGTTTAATGGATGAAGAGTCGTTGCTCAGATATTGTAAAGGCGGTGGACTTCCGGAACATGGCTCAAATTTCCGTTATTTCGTGCTGGAAAACTCGATTATAGTCGCAGTTTTGGAACAACCGTTAGGAAATGAACAAG ATCCATTGCCaactgtaacagctgtaaTAAGAGGTCCGTTTGGTCGACATGCTTGGACTATGCAACTAAGACACCTACCGAGATATCACAAG GTGGCATCCAAATGCTACCTGTCGGATCCAGGAAGACCAATGCCGGTGAATATCGGTAAACATTACAATATCAAACATCGTTTCTTCCCAGAAATTGTTGACTCAATCGAACTGACTCAAGC GGATCGGAGTATTCCAAGTTTAGACTCAGTCGTACTGCCGGAACAGAAAGAGGAGCACGAAAAACTTAAGAAATTCATCGAAATACAAGCCGAATTCGAACTAAACGTGAGCCAACGGAAAAAAGAAGAACGTCAAAAGACACCCTATCCAGATCCTGAAACCGAATGTAAACCTCCAAG CATCTGTCACGAGTTTCAGACTGCCAGATTGTTTCTCACACATTATGGCTTCCTGTCATTGGAAATGCTTAAG GAGCCTATGAACAGTACCGTTCCACCGTCATTAGTCATGCTCGATTCGAGTCAATCGGGCTTCTTCTCAAACCTAGAATCGCTGGATTCAATCCCAAACCGCACGAACGACACCGCTTATATCTTCTACGTAAAGTCCGGACAGAAAACATCGGTTGAAATAGTCAGCAATGTG GTATCAAGAGCAAATGTGCAGCCATACTTTATTGAGTTCCTTTATGCCTTGGGATGGGCAGTAGATGTGAAGAAGCATGCTGGTTGGACTGGCAACGCTCAAACTAGTTGGAAAACACAGGAATCCGATCTAGATGAAG ATCCGTCTGCACATTGTAACACAGGCGGAGGTCTGTATGACGGTAGACAGCAGGTTCTCTATTGGGCCGACTGCAGTTCCGAGATTGTGTTCATGGTACCATCACCGGACACATACCGTGAACGTAGACGTCCTAGTTTAGACTCAACTGGCCCTG cgACATCCGTTACCCTCACGCCTCCTCCGCCCCTCCCCCGCACTCGTCGCCCCGCTTCCCCGAGCAGATTTCTACAAGACCTCACCGGTAATCAGTCGGCCAAAGCGTCGTACGGAATCACGAAATCCGTCTCGAACACTGTTTTGACTCCGACGCCTTCGACGGAGTTGACGATTCCGCGTCGTAAAGCGCCACCACGTCCGGCTCTGTCAGCCGATAGTTCACCGAATTCTTCGCAGTCTAGAGAATCGAGTCCGCCAGCTATACCTAATCGTACTCtcatcaacaaatattcacccgACCTAACCCGACCGACCGTTACATTGAAACAGACGCATCTTCTGCCTCCTCCGATTCCTCCTCGTAGTCCTTACAATATACGCTTCTCACCGATACCCTCGCCCTCGAACACTCCTCCGAACCAATCTCATGCCGCGTTGTCCAGTCACGGCCAGTCGACCGGCTTCGTATCCAACCCTCCCTCCTGGTCCAGTCTGGACCTCGCCGAACAACTGTCATTGCACAAACAAACAAGCATATCCTCTGTAGATTCCGCTGAATTACCAGGAAGGGCCTGTAAATCGGCAATCGAGGCCTCGTCGAATTTTAACCAAGCAG ATCGCTCTCCGGTGCTCGGTGGAAGTATAAAAACGTTCGGAGCTAGAGACGGAAGTCAAATACCAAAACCGAAAAGTTTATCGCTTGATCTCGACGCTCCTCCGAAGCCGGACAAAGACAGCCCGAGCACGCCGACCGAATCGCGACCGCAGAGAAAATATGGCCGACACTCAATGAATAATGCCGGACCGGACACGAAAATCTGCATCATATGggtggaaaattttgaagattgcGAAAAAGTGCCCATGA GTGAGTTATTGTCTTCTACAATTCTGCCTCCTGAAACTGGACCCGGTGGAGCGAGTCATCGGGTACCAGATATCAGTAATTTGTTCACGATTTACATTCACAACTTGAAAAACGGTCTCTTCCGTATCAGCATGCGTGGAAACACCAGCAG AATGAGTTTAGCTGGGCCATTAGTCGATGGAATGATTGTGAGCAGAAGAACTCTGGGCAGTTTGGTTCGTCAAACTTCGATTaatatctgcaaacgcaaaagACTAGAAAGCGATGT GTATCAGCCTCCTCACGTTCGTCGAAAGTTGAAGATACAGGAACTGACAAACAAATACCGTTGTCGCTTGACTGAACCTGAATTCTACACTAGTCTGTTCTTAGAGCCGGgtactttttatcaaaaacaacaaaagTCCGACGAACTGAACGGTTAA